In Lucilia cuprina isolate Lc7/37 unplaced genomic scaffold, ASM2204524v1 Scaffold_970, whole genome shotgun sequence, the sequence ttgatGGTTCTAAAAAGAACCGattatttttcattctttacataaacaaaaaagaaaatatgtacaaaaaaccTAATAAttggtttgtttacattattttatattaaaaaaagaacaaaaaatgttaACCTATGGTTTCTTTAGATATTGTTTacctaaataaaaattaaaaaaaaaatattccaaccTATTCTAGtaaattttcaatcaaaaaatgCACTAtctctttttaaatttcatttcgtGGTCCTGAAAAGGACcgattgtttgttttgttgtttgccGATGTTGTTGactaatattatacattttcaatatacTATCATTTAACCGCCGAAACCGTACAAAGTGCGACCTTGTCTCTTCAAAGCATAGACAACATCCATAGCGGTGACGGTTTTCCTCTTGGCATGTTCAGTATAGGTGACGGCATCACGGATGACATTTTCCAAAAACACCTTCAAGACACCACGGGTTTCTTCGTAAATCAAACCAGAAATACGTTTTACACCACCACGACGAGCCAAACGTCTAATAGCTGGCTTGGTAATACCTTGGATGTTATCACGCAACACTTTACGATGACGTTTAGCGCCACCTTTTCCCAAGCCTTTACCACCTTTACCACGACCAGTCATTTTTAatcactttttcttttaaacacacTTCACAAAAGATTCACAAGAACTAATAATTTTGGCCTTCTAACCACCGGTATTTATACcaaattg encodes:
- the LOC124421090 gene encoding histone H4, which gives rise to MTGRGKGGKGLGKGGAKRHRKVLRDNIQGITKPAIRRLARRGGVKRISGLIYEETRGVLKVFLENVIRDAVTYTEHAKRKTVTAMDVVYALKRQGRTLYGFGG